The sequence below is a genomic window from uncultured Fibrobacter sp..
GACATACCCCGAAAAATAGACACGCTTCATCTGTTGCTGCTTGTAAAAACCGTTCGAAAGCGTCAAAATCTGCAGGTCGGTCTCCCCCGCAGCCCCGACAATCATCTGCGTACTCTGCCCCGCCGGCAAAAACTTGGGCGAATACCGCGAACGGTCCGTACGGTATTCCAGCTTGCGCTCGGCAAGATAATTCATAGGCTTATAAATCGAGGCATGATTCTTTTCGGGAGCCAGGTATTGCAGCGCCCTATCCGTCGGGATTTCGATATTCACGCTGCTTCGGTCGGCATAAAGCCCCGCCTGGTACAAAAGTTCACTCGACGCTCCGGGAATCGCCTTCAGGTGGATGTATCCGCCAAACCGATGCACCGTTCGCAGTTCCTTAGCCACCTGCACCAGCATTTCCATGGTACGGTCAGGCGACCCCACCACCGCCGAACTCAAGAAAAGCCCCTCGATATAATTGCGCCGATAGAATTCGAGCGTCAAGTCAATCAGTTCCCTAGGCGTAAAAGTCGCCCGCGGAATATCGTTGCTACGACGGTTGATACAATAGGCGCAGTCATACTTGCAGGCGTTGCTCAAAAGCACCTTCAAAAGCGAAATACACCGACCATCGGCCGACCACGTATGACAAATGCCCGCACTGCAGGCACTGCCGAGCCCGCCCCCCGGAGCCTGCCGCTTGGAACCGCTCGAGGAACACGAAACATCGTACTTTGCCGCAGCCGAAAGAATATTCAGTTTTTCACGCACATCCATATCA
It includes:
- a CDS encoding putative DNA modification/repair radical SAM protein, giving the protein MDMDVREKLNILSAAAKYDVSCSSSGSKRQAPGGGLGSACSAGICHTWSADGRCISLLKVLLSNACKYDCAYCINRRSNDIPRATFTPRELIDLTLEFYRRNYIEGLFLSSAVVGSPDRTMEMLVQVAKELRTVHRFGGYIHLKAIPGASSELLYQAGLYADRSSVNIEIPTDRALQYLAPEKNHASIYKPMNYLAERKLEYRTDRSRYSPKFLPAGQSTQMIVGAAGETDLQILTLSNGFYKQQQMKRVYFSGYVPINADKRLPALTTKPPLVREHRLYQADWLMRFYKFGYDEIVDKDHPNLDLELDPKVGWALRHPEFFPIDIQTADYEMLLRVPGIGVRSAQLIVSGRRFSKIRLEQLKKMGVVLKRAQYFIYHPDTPASLRRLYPEMVRPLLLPKPKPLQLDLFTPPETLALPAAS